From a region of the Marmota flaviventris isolate mMarFla1 chromosome 13, mMarFla1.hap1, whole genome shotgun sequence genome:
- the Ppp1r26 gene encoding protein phosphatase 1 regulatory subunit 26, producing MFLMNAPPVVALQSKWEAFGPPGSFRFPRCFSESEEAVARASVSARVQMVISTLQRGDAALGTHDERATQRSQRAEGCREGRLAANPALRSAPPAFAPCGLAAHRHPPAEEGAASLGPLALDSDSDDSVDRDIEEAIQEYLKAKSGAAQPMPRGAQPGGAAGGGSRGKPEPPHGGTPPALCPPKLAPVSGSVPGSPGEAGGDQGSASPVSVSSEDSFEQSIRAEIEQFLNEKRQHGNQKCDGPVDKSTDPSESPARSTLKPTQEPPVRAPPRHSLMGACKEFVFRRPPRSAKGSTAPGSLRPKVATEPENPGSTRPAAPKPQAAQSRGGGKRNCGAGKRGSRGRIVAPQHEASDSSSDDGIEEAIQLYQLEKTRKEASGDPPPGAQLSQEKGPDVPASSPGSSLRSAFPETPRRTPSRRKPAVPRATDPSPGGLDSDHLSKPPRDARAAVPPAGTATSSGPWERASGRADTSAELMCAEAILDISKTILPAPVEGGSGPTSVGPPFCSLNVPSRSDGDSSSVDSDDSIEQEIRTFLALKAQSGSLLARAESCPQPTPGPLSPPGPSSQTGVPKAPLSKPPDLPLSCRRKRRGGASAVRMSTPKKPREVKDSAQDGDRSQGQAQPGHSGQDPPSQGNASEAPGRECQARSQPVPSRPFLLSDVCVSQGLGVQGKAGEGRSVGERESSEDKSSSLDSDEDLDTAIKDLLRSKRKLKKRCRDPRAACRKKVRFSTPETRLVHTLGGLPRAWKDRGPRVLRSCLSTSRRDSRACLGRRPPGAFSGPAEGRKLGGKDAAPALQSRRRPPEGTPFSKETGARDHACSAPSSLSEDSSVDSDDSIELEIRKFLAEKAKESVSSSAVQGGGPARPEEPCRKELAPGLQPGVCTRSQRARGGPPLAEGLRGTEKAGGPCAPGLFIPGGKGAARTEHTSHHPAAAGRCEPTLPRSASGNPSAKGCPASRRNVYVHKDQSPPRAEPAATESAFGQLPSCATAGAETGSSGGTFHVNYGSRSLLSPSPGPQAELALPWSDLAHHSRLPSPWSLNSEGRSSAWTGGLGGEKEKGTQGQARVPHSLTLDPRKNLSFTGFSPLLSTQLFHFGKSVPWGGQQAGLFSPHLGLPLQGPSFSAFRETQAGHSPVFGSPHLLVKDSGHWPSRKARAGLGLQDKRNLGSEEGILDLRYGHRVVDRDDQDQEVLGSDASECSDSSLEDRSSVVKGRVLKL from the coding sequence ATGTTCCTCATGAACGCCCCTCCAGTGGTCGCTCTCCAGTCCAAATGGGAGGCCTTCGGCCCGCCGGGGAGCTTTAGGTTTCCTCGGTGCTTCTCAGAGTCGGAAGAGGCTGTCGCCAGAGCTTCGGTGAGTGCCAGGGTGCAGATGGTCATCAGCACGCTGCAGCGCGGTGATGCCGCCCTGGGCACGCACGATGAGCGTGCCACGCAGAGAAGCCAGCGGGCGGAGGGGTGCCGGGAGGGCAGGCTGGCTGCCAACCCTGCCCTGCGCAGCGCGCCACCTGCCTTTGCTCCCTGTGGCCTTGCTGCCCATCGCCACCCCCCAGCCGAGGAGGGAGCTGCCAGCCTTGGCCCGCTGGCGCTGGATTCCGACAGTGATGACTCTGTAGACCGGGACATTGAGGAGGCCATCCAGGAGTACCTGAAGGCCAAGAGTGGTGCCGCACAGCCCATGCCCAGGGGGGCCCAGCCTGGCGGGGCCGCAGGTGGGGGCAGCAGAGGCAAACCAGAGCCTCCACACGGTGGCACCCCGCCCGCCCTGTGTCCCCCAAAACTTGCCCCGGTGTCAGGCAGTGTTCCTGGCAGCCCTGGGGAGGCCGGCGGGGACCAGGGCTCAGCCTCCCCCGTCAGTGTGAGCAGCGAGGACTCCTTTGAGCAGAGCATCCGGGCAGAAATAGAGCAGTTTTTGAATGAGAAAAGGCAACACGGAAACCAGAAGTGTGACGGGCCTGTGGATAAGAGCACAGACCCCAGCGAAAGTCCAGCCCGGTCCACCCTGAAACCCACCCAGGAGCCCCCTGTCAGGGCGCCGCCCCGCCACAGTCTGATGGGCGCCTGTAAGGAGTTTGTCTTCCGCAGACCTCCCAGGTCAGCAAAGGGCAGCACGGCGCCCGGCAGCCTCAGGCCGAAAGTCGCCACTGAGCCCGAGAACCCGGGCAGCACAAGGCCTGCAGCCCCCAAGCCCCAGGCAGCACAGAGCAGGGGCGGGGGCAAGAGGAACTGCGGAGCTGGAAAAAGGGGCAGCCGCGGCAGGATTGTGGCCCCCCAGCACGAGGCCTCCGACTCCAGCAGCGACGATGGCATCGAGGAGGCCATCCAGCTCTATCAGCTGGAGAAGACCAGGAAGGAGGCCAGCGGGGACCCGCCACCGGGAGCCCAGCTCAGCCAGGAGAAGGGGCCCGACGTTCCCGCCAGCAGCCCGGGCAGCTCACTGAGAAGTGCCTTCCCCGAGACACCCAGGAGAACTCCGAGCAGGAGGAAGCCGGCGGTCCCCAGGGCCACAGACCCCAGCCCAGGGGGCCTGGACTCTGACCACCTCTCCAAGCCACCCAGGGATGCCAGGGCTGCCGTACCTCCGGCAGGCACCGCCACCAGCAGCGGGCCTTGGGAACGGGCCTCGGGCCGTGCAGACACCTCGGCCGAGCTGATGTGCGCTGAAGCCATCCTGGACATCTCCAAGACCATCCTGCCGGCACCTGTGGAGGGTGGCAGCGGGCCCACGTCTGTAGGCCCCCCCTTCTGCTCCCTCAACGTGCCTTCCCGCTCTGATGGGGACAGCAGCTCTGTGGACAGTGACGACAGCATAGAGCAGGAGATCCGGACGTTTTTGGCTCTGAAGGCACAGTCAGGAAGTCTGCTGGCCAGAGCCGAAAGctgcccacagcccaccccaGGCCCCCTCTCCCCACCAGGCCCTAGCAGCCAGACCGGTGTCCCCAAGGCCCCTCTCTCTAAACCCCCAGACCTGCCCCTGAGCTGCAGAAGGAAACGCAGAGGTGGAGCCAGTGCCGTGAGGATGTCCACCCCCAAGAAACCAAGGGAGGTGAAAGACAGTGCCCAGGACGGCGACCGCAGCCAGGGGCAGGCTCAGCCTGGCCACAGTGGGCAGGACCCCCCCAGCCAGGGGAACGCCAGCGAGGCCCCAGGCAGGGAGTGCCAGGCCAGGAGCCAGCCTGTGCCCTCCAGGCCTTTCCTGCTCAGTGACGTTTGCGTGTCGCAAGGCCTTGGGGTTCAGGGGAaggcaggagaagggaggagCGTTGGTGAGAGAGAGAGCTCCGAGGACAAGAGCAGCTCGCTGGACAGTGACGAGGACCTCGACACGGCCATCAAGGACCTGCTGAGATCCAAGCGGAAGCTCAAGAAGAGGTGCAGGGATCCCCGGGCAGCCTGCAGGAAGAAGGTCAGGTTCAGCACCCCCGAGACACGGTTGGTGCACACGCTGGGAGGCCTCCCGAGAGCCTGGAAGGACAGAGGCCCGCGGGTGCTGAGGAGCTGCCTGTCCACGTCCAGAAGGGACAGCAGGGCGTGCCTGGGGAGACGACCGCCCGGTGCCTTCAGTGGTCCAGCAGAGGGGAGGAAGCTGGGGGGCAAGGACGCAGCCCCAGCTCTCCAGTCCAGGAGGAGACCGCCCGAAGGGACTCCATTCTCGAAGGAAACAGGAGCCCGTGACCATGCGTGCTCTGCCCCCAGCTCCCTGTCTGAGGACAGTTCAGTGGACAGTGACGACAGCATCGAACTGGAGATTAGAAAGTTTTTGGCAGAAAAGGCTAAGGAGTCCGTGAGCAGTTCAGCAGTTCAAGGAGGGGGCCCAGCCCGGCCGGAGGAGCCCTGCAGGAAGGAGCTGGCCCCCGGTCTGCAGCCCGGCGTGTGCACACGGAGCCAGAGGGCCAGGGGCGGCCCTCCACTGGCTGAAGGACTAAGGGGCACAGAGAAGGCTGGGGGACCGTGTGCCCCCGGCCTCTTCATCCCCGGCGGGAAGGGCGCAGCCCGCACCGAGCACACTTCCCACCACCCGGCTGCTGCAGGCAGGTGTGAGCCCACACTGCCTAGGAGTGCCAGTGGGAACCCCTCTGCCAAAGGGTGTCCTGCCAGTAGGAGAAATGTCTATGTTCACAAAGACCAGAGCCCACCCCGCGCTGAGCCCGCAGCCACAGAAAGTGCTTTTGGTCAGCTGCCCAGCTGTGCCACAGCAGGAGCTGAGACCGGAAGCTCCGGGGGAACCTTTCATGTCAACTATGGGAGCCGGAGCTTATTGTCCCCTAGCCCGGGACCTCAGGCCGAGCTGGCCCTCCCCTGGAGTGACCTGGCCCACCACAGCAGGCTGCCCAGCCCATGGTCACTGAATTCAGAAGGTCGGAGTTCAGCATGGACCGGGGGCCTTGGGggtgagaaagagaaggggacCCAGGGGCAGGCCAGGGTCCCGCACAGCCTCACCTTGGACCCCAGGAAGAACCTGTCCTTTACAGGCTTCTCTCCCCTGCTGTCCACCCAGCTGTTCCACTTTGGGAAGAGCGTCCCCTGGGGAGGCCAGCAGGCCGGCCTCTTCAGTCCTCACCTGGGTCTGCCTCTGCAGGGCCCGTCCTTCTCGGCCTTCAGAGAGACCCAGGCTGGTCACAGCCCCGTGTTTGGAAGCCCACACTTGCTCGTGAAGGACAGTGGGCACTGGCCAAGCAGGAAGGCCCGGGCAGGGCTCGGTTTGCAGGACAAGAGGAACTTGGGCTCAGAGGAAGGCATCCTGGACCTGAGGTATGGCCACAGGGTGGTGGACAGGGATGACCAGGACCAGGAGGTGCTGGGCAGCGATGCCAGTGAGTGCAGCGACAGCTCCCTGGAGGACcgcagctcagtggtgaagggCAGAGTCCTCAAGCTGTGA